In one Corallococcus sp. EGB genomic region, the following are encoded:
- a CDS encoding cell wall metabolism sensor histidine kinase WalK: MPLRFTLLSLLVPPVLVSTLLVVFGHPAGALAAGLVTLAGSALALGTSRVAMERQLRALTQKTQSLAAGMDVAPPAKLERTDDLAQLEDAIDTLDDKLSMRAAALNQEARILTAVLDGMAEGLWVTDAEGTVVRHNDALAEMLRPANGAIVGQRPLALIRNEALNDAVARACHEGASTRLELTLEGLFSRTLAVRVTPVSRDLPGSAAVFHDVTELRRLEKVRKDFVANVSHELRTPITAIRGYAETLQGGALQDTQVAPKMVEIIHRQSERLSELVEDLLELSRLEAREMTFQRTEVPLALAVSRAAEGVRPKAEGKNQQIGLHVPPGLVALGDGRAIEQVLLNLLDNAVKYTPAGGRVDVDGEYEGGRCVVRVRDTGVGIEPKHLSRIFERFYRVDKGRSRDMGGTGLGLSIVKHLMGAMDGEVKVESQPNAGSTFVIFLPAAAGPTAATG, encoded by the coding sequence ATGCCCCTGCGCTTCACGCTCCTGTCGCTGCTCGTCCCGCCCGTCCTGGTCTCGACGCTGCTCGTCGTCTTCGGGCACCCGGCGGGCGCGCTCGCCGCGGGGCTCGTCACGCTGGCCGGCTCCGCGCTGGCCCTGGGGACCAGCCGCGTGGCCATGGAACGGCAGCTGCGCGCGCTGACCCAGAAGACGCAGTCGCTGGCGGCGGGCATGGACGTCGCGCCGCCCGCGAAGCTGGAGCGCACGGACGACCTGGCGCAGCTGGAAGACGCCATCGACACGCTGGACGACAAGCTGTCCATGCGCGCCGCCGCGCTCAACCAGGAGGCGCGCATCCTCACCGCCGTGCTGGACGGCATGGCGGAGGGGCTGTGGGTGACGGACGCGGAGGGCACCGTGGTGCGCCACAACGATGCGCTCGCGGAGATGCTCCGGCCCGCCAACGGCGCCATCGTGGGCCAGCGGCCGCTCGCGCTCATCCGCAACGAGGCGCTCAATGACGCGGTGGCGCGCGCCTGCCACGAAGGCGCCTCCACGCGGCTGGAGCTGACGCTCGAGGGGCTGTTCTCCCGCACCCTGGCCGTGCGCGTGACGCCCGTGAGCCGAGACCTGCCCGGCAGCGCCGCCGTCTTCCACGACGTCACCGAGCTGCGCCGGCTGGAGAAGGTGCGCAAGGACTTCGTGGCCAACGTCTCCCACGAGCTGCGCACCCCCATCACCGCCATCCGCGGCTATGCGGAGACGCTCCAGGGCGGCGCGCTCCAGGACACCCAGGTGGCCCCGAAGATGGTGGAGATCATCCACCGCCAGTCCGAGCGCCTCTCCGAGCTGGTGGAGGACCTGCTGGAGCTCTCCCGCCTGGAGGCGCGCGAGATGACCTTCCAGCGCACGGAGGTGCCCCTGGCCCTGGCCGTCTCCCGGGCGGCGGAAGGGGTGCGCCCCAAGGCCGAGGGCAAGAACCAACAGATCGGCCTGCACGTGCCGCCGGGGCTGGTGGCCCTGGGGGATGGGCGGGCCATCGAGCAGGTGCTCCTCAACCTGCTCGACAACGCGGTGAAGTACACGCCCGCGGGCGGCCGGGTGGACGTGGACGGAGAGTACGAGGGCGGCCGGTGCGTCGTGCGCGTGCGCGACACAGGCGTGGGAATCGAGCCCAAGCATCTTTCCCGGATTTTCGAGCGATTCTACCGGGTGGACAAGGGGCGCAGCCGGGACATGGGCGGCACGGGGCTGGGCCTTTCCATCGTGAAGCATCTGATGGGCGCGATGGACGGCGAGGTGAAGGTGGAGAGCCAGCCGAACGCGGGCAGTACCTTTGTCATTTTTCTACCCGCGGCGGCTGGCCCGACGGCGGCGACGGGCTAG
- a CDS encoding response regulator, whose amino-acid sequence MARILIIEDEQDLAGLVDYNLRAAGFETDTANTGAGGLARARAHPPDLVLLDLMLPDVAGGEVLRMLKNDPEMKKAAVVIVSAKGQEADRIQGLELGADDYVVKPFSVRELLLRVKAVLRRADAEEGPAAVLAAGDISLDTSRHQVRVKGEEVILTALEFRLLRTLLERSDRVQTREVLLSDVWGIQAEIHTRTVDTHIKRLREKLGPAGDIIETVRGVGYKLSPP is encoded by the coding sequence ATGGCGCGCATCCTCATCATCGAGGACGAGCAGGACCTGGCCGGACTCGTCGACTACAACCTCCGCGCCGCGGGCTTCGAGACGGACACGGCGAACACCGGCGCGGGCGGACTGGCCCGGGCGCGGGCCCACCCCCCGGACCTGGTGCTGCTGGACCTGATGCTGCCGGACGTGGCGGGCGGTGAAGTCCTGCGCATGCTCAAGAACGACCCGGAGATGAAGAAGGCCGCGGTCGTCATCGTCAGCGCCAAGGGCCAGGAGGCGGACCGCATCCAGGGCCTGGAGTTGGGCGCGGACGACTACGTGGTGAAGCCCTTCTCCGTGCGCGAGCTGCTGCTGCGCGTGAAGGCGGTGCTGCGCCGCGCGGACGCGGAGGAAGGCCCCGCCGCGGTGCTGGCCGCGGGTGACATCAGCCTGGACACGTCGCGCCACCAGGTGCGGGTGAAGGGCGAGGAGGTCATCCTCACCGCGCTGGAGTTCCGCCTGCTGCGCACGCTCCTGGAGAGGAGCGACCGCGTGCAGACGCGCGAGGTGCTGCTGTCCGACGTCTGGGGCATCCAGGCGGAGATCCACACGCGCACCGTGGACACGCACATCAAGCGCCTGCGCGAGAAGCTGGGCCCCGCGGGCGACATCATCGAGACCGTGCGCGGCGTGGGCTACAAGCTCAGCCCTCCGTGA
- a CDS encoding DUF177 domain-containing protein: MVVKIEQIKDAGLKLDEPIAPEVLKEALEGQGSGEGTGFQATAPSTLHATLRKLSGGVLLQGSFTAHVGAPCKRCLTDVKLDLPVSFTINLVPESLARGDDFLDEDEKSMEKKERAQGESAGSFELDDTDEQVFDGKTIDLDPIVREQVLLALPMNAVCREDCQGLCSQCGQNLNEKKCGCEPKVVDPRLSPLKNIKLN, encoded by the coding sequence ATGGTCGTAAAGATTGAGCAAATCAAAGACGCGGGGCTGAAGCTCGACGAGCCCATCGCTCCCGAGGTCCTCAAGGAGGCCCTCGAAGGCCAGGGGTCCGGCGAGGGCACCGGCTTTCAGGCGACCGCTCCGTCCACGCTCCACGCCACCCTGCGCAAGCTCAGCGGCGGTGTGCTGCTGCAGGGCAGCTTCACCGCCCATGTGGGCGCGCCCTGCAAGCGCTGCCTCACGGACGTGAAGCTGGACCTGCCCGTGTCCTTCACCATCAACTTGGTGCCGGAGTCCCTGGCCCGGGGCGATGACTTCCTGGACGAAGACGAGAAGTCCATGGAGAAGAAGGAACGTGCCCAGGGTGAATCCGCGGGTTCCTTCGAACTGGACGACACGGACGAGCAGGTTTTCGATGGCAAGACGATCGATCTGGATCCGATCGTCCGGGAGCAGGTATTGCTCGCGCTCCCGATGAACGCGGTCTGTCGGGAAGACTGCCAGGGGCTCTGCTCGCAGTGCGGCCAGAACCTCAACGAGAAGAAGTGCGGCTGTGAGCCGAAGGTCGTGGACCCTCGACTGTCGCCGCTGAAGAACATCAAGCTGAACTGA
- the rpmF gene encoding 50S ribosomal protein L32 yields MGVPKKRTSKMRRDRRRAGNNNLRTPVQVIKCSKCKEPVMPHRACAACGNYGGREVIATAAE; encoded by the coding sequence GTGGGAGTTCCCAAGAAGCGGACGTCGAAGATGCGCCGGGACCGTCGTCGGGCCGGCAACAACAACCTGCGGACCCCCGTGCAGGTCATCAAGTGCTCCAAGTGCAAGGAGCCCGTGATGCCGCACCGCGCCTGCGCGGCCTGTGGCAACTACGGTGGCCGTGAGGTCATCGCGACCGCCGCGGAGTAG
- the plsX gene encoding phosphate acyltransferase PlsX produces the protein MRLVLDAMGGDHAPDAVVDGGVLFARAYPGHELVLVGDATRVRPVLERAGAPPNIHLHHASEVVEMDDPATAAFRRKRDSSLRVGFELVRQGEASALVSAGNSGAVMAGGMLTLGRIPGVERPAIAALFPALKGEGRCLLLDAGANVDCRPSHLAQFAVLGEAYSRTRLGVKRPRVAVLSNGEEDSKGTQLTRDASALLRRSDLEFVGYVEGKDLFSGDVEVVVTDGFTGNIVLKTSEGVGMGITGLLRSAIEKRGGLPEKLGALLLKPTLAGLRRVMDYAEYGGAPLLGLQGVGIVAHGRSSPRAIHNALVTALQHVRAGVQEELTRCIANAAAWLPPHQRGRKADGDDGAD, from the coding sequence GTGCGGCTCGTCCTCGACGCGATGGGTGGCGACCACGCCCCCGACGCCGTCGTGGACGGAGGCGTGCTGTTCGCGCGAGCGTATCCCGGGCACGAGCTCGTGCTGGTCGGGGACGCCACGCGTGTACGCCCCGTCCTGGAGCGAGCCGGCGCGCCTCCCAACATCCACCTCCACCACGCGTCCGAAGTGGTGGAGATGGACGACCCCGCGACCGCCGCGTTCCGGCGCAAGCGGGACTCCTCGCTCCGGGTGGGCTTCGAGCTCGTCCGGCAGGGGGAGGCGTCCGCCCTCGTGTCGGCGGGCAACTCCGGCGCGGTGATGGCCGGTGGCATGTTGACGCTCGGCCGGATCCCCGGCGTGGAGCGTCCGGCCATCGCGGCCCTGTTTCCGGCCCTCAAGGGCGAAGGCCGCTGTCTCCTCCTGGACGCCGGCGCCAACGTGGACTGCCGCCCCTCGCACCTGGCCCAGTTCGCCGTGCTCGGCGAGGCCTATTCGCGCACGCGCCTGGGCGTGAAGCGCCCCCGGGTGGCGGTGCTCTCCAACGGCGAGGAGGACTCCAAGGGGACGCAGCTCACGCGCGACGCGAGCGCGCTCCTGCGCCGCTCGGACCTGGAATTCGTGGGCTACGTGGAGGGCAAGGACCTGTTCTCCGGCGACGTGGAGGTCGTCGTGACGGACGGCTTCACCGGCAACATCGTCCTCAAGACGTCCGAGGGCGTGGGCATGGGCATCACCGGCCTCTTGCGCTCCGCCATCGAGAAGCGCGGCGGCCTGCCGGAGAAGCTGGGCGCGCTGTTGCTCAAGCCCACCCTCGCGGGGCTGCGCCGCGTCATGGACTACGCCGAATACGGCGGCGCGCCGCTCCTGGGACTGCAGGGGGTGGGCATCGTCGCGCACGGCCGCTCCTCTCCCCGCGCCATCCACAACGCGCTCGTCACCGCGCTGCAGCATGTGCGAGCGGGCGTGCAGGAAGAGCTGACGCGCTGCATCGCCAACGCCGCCGCCTGGCTTCCTCCCCACCAGCGGGGAAGGAAGGCGGACGGAGACGACGGGGCCGATTAG
- a CDS encoding beta-ketoacyl-ACP synthase III, whose amino-acid sequence MARTHIIGTGSYAPSQVLTNQDLERLVDTNDAWIRERTGIQERRQAAPDEATSDLAVSAARNALEMAGMAPGDLDLIVVGTVTADMPMPSCAALVQSKLGAKRAFAFDVSAACAGGLYALSVADQFVRSGQVRRALVVGADLLTRAVDWTDRNTCILFGDGAGALVLAAAPDVEDDAMAPRGILSTHLRTDGDFANLLCIPAGGSRTPVTSDNVDANLHKLKMNGKEVFRFAVRALVESTRASLGAHGLSTTQVDHVIAHQANLRILEAVMERLEIPKEKCWLNLHKYGNTSSASLPMSLDEAQRAGRLKRGDVIAMMAIGAGMAWGSAVVRW is encoded by the coding sequence GTGGCACGCACGCACATCATTGGAACCGGTTCCTATGCCCCCTCGCAGGTCCTCACCAACCAGGACCTGGAGCGCCTGGTGGACACGAACGACGCGTGGATCCGCGAGCGCACCGGCATCCAGGAGCGCCGGCAGGCCGCCCCGGACGAGGCGACGAGCGACCTGGCCGTGAGCGCCGCGCGCAACGCCCTGGAGATGGCGGGGATGGCGCCCGGAGACCTGGACCTCATCGTCGTGGGCACCGTCACCGCGGACATGCCCATGCCGTCCTGCGCCGCGCTGGTGCAGTCGAAGCTGGGGGCGAAGCGCGCCTTCGCCTTCGACGTGTCCGCCGCGTGCGCCGGCGGGCTGTACGCGCTCAGCGTGGCGGACCAGTTCGTGCGCTCGGGGCAGGTGAGGCGCGCGCTCGTCGTGGGCGCGGACCTGCTCACCCGCGCGGTGGACTGGACGGACCGGAACACCTGCATCCTCTTCGGGGACGGCGCGGGCGCCCTGGTGCTGGCCGCTGCCCCGGACGTGGAGGACGACGCCATGGCGCCGCGCGGCATCCTCTCCACCCACCTGCGCACCGACGGCGACTTCGCCAACCTCCTCTGCATCCCCGCGGGCGGCTCGCGCACCCCCGTCACCTCGGACAACGTGGATGCAAATCTTCACAAGCTCAAGATGAACGGGAAGGAGGTGTTCCGCTTCGCGGTGCGTGCGCTGGTGGAATCCACCCGGGCTTCATTGGGGGCCCACGGGTTGTCCACGACGCAGGTGGACCATGTCATCGCCCATCAGGCGAACCTGCGAATCCTGGAAGCGGTGATGGAGCGGCTGGAGATTCCCAAGGAAAAATGCTGGCTCAACCTGCACAAGTACGGCAACACGTCGTCCGCCTCGCTGCCCATGTCGCTGGACGAGGCGCAGCGCGCCGGCCGCCTCAAGCGCGGGGATGTCATCGCGATGATGGCCATTGGCGCGGGGATGGCGTGGGGCAGCGCGGTGGTGCGCTGGTAG
- the fabD gene encoding ACP S-malonyltransferase, translated as MAKVAFVFPGQGSQAVGMGKDLYEQFPEARAVFDAVDDALHEKLSTTCFEGPEEALKLTATTQPAILTVSAAVHAVFQKRGPAPAFVAGHSLGEYSALVAAGAMGLQDAARAVRARGTFMQEAVPVGTGGMAVILGLTPDAVKAACDAAAQGQVVAPANYNSPEQTVIAGHAAAVERAGAKCKEAGAKRVMPLPVSAPFHCALMDPVKPRLAEVLSGVRIQAPSVPVVSNVEAKPNAAAARVVPLLLEQVSAPVRWIECVESLKANGVTHVVELGPGKVLGGLIKRITKDIESFNVENAATLEKVLAALGAA; from the coding sequence ATGGCGAAGGTCGCGTTCGTGTTTCCCGGGCAGGGCAGTCAGGCCGTGGGGATGGGCAAGGACCTCTATGAGCAGTTCCCGGAAGCGCGGGCCGTCTTCGACGCCGTGGACGACGCGCTGCACGAGAAGCTCTCCACCACCTGCTTCGAGGGCCCGGAAGAGGCGCTGAAGCTCACCGCCACCACCCAGCCGGCCATCCTCACGGTGTCCGCCGCGGTGCACGCGGTGTTCCAGAAGCGCGGCCCGGCCCCGGCGTTCGTCGCGGGCCACTCGCTGGGCGAGTACTCCGCGCTGGTGGCCGCGGGCGCCATGGGCCTCCAGGACGCGGCGCGGGCGGTGCGCGCGCGCGGCACCTTCATGCAGGAGGCGGTGCCCGTGGGCACGGGCGGCATGGCCGTCATCCTGGGCCTCACCCCGGACGCGGTGAAGGCCGCCTGCGACGCCGCGGCGCAAGGGCAGGTCGTCGCGCCGGCCAACTACAACTCGCCCGAGCAGACGGTCATCGCGGGCCACGCGGCCGCGGTGGAGCGCGCGGGCGCGAAGTGCAAGGAAGCCGGGGCCAAGCGCGTGATGCCGCTGCCCGTCTCCGCCCCCTTCCACTGCGCGCTGATGGACCCCGTCAAGCCGCGCCTCGCGGAGGTGCTGTCGGGCGTGCGCATCCAGGCGCCGTCCGTGCCGGTGGTGAGCAACGTGGAGGCGAAGCCGAACGCGGCCGCCGCCCGCGTGGTGCCGCTGCTCCTGGAGCAGGTGAGCGCGCCGGTGCGCTGGATTGAATGCGTGGAGTCGCTCAAGGCGAACGGCGTCACGCATGTGGTGGAGCTGGGGCCGGGCAAGGTGCTGGGCGGCCTCATCAAGCGCATCACCAAGGACATCGAATCGTTCAACGTCGAGAACGCCGCGACCCTGGAGAAGGTGCTCGCCGCGCTGGGGGCAGCATGA
- the fabG gene encoding 3-oxoacyl-[acyl-carrier-protein] reductase, with the protein MSGFKDKVVLVTGGSRGIGRACAQAFAKAGASTVVISYVGNEAAAQETVALLQQAGAKAEAVKFDLADTAACASAIDGIVKAHGRLDVLVNNAGMAIDGLVMRVKDEDWDRQLDTNLRGAFALIRAASRPMMKQRAGAIINITSVVGEMGNPGQAAYSAAKAGLIGLTKSVARELATRSIRVNAVSPGFIGTDMTSHLDDELRQKMLGGIALGRLGNPEEVAGAVVFLASDAASYITGEVLKVNGGMYM; encoded by the coding sequence ATGAGCGGTTTCAAGGACAAGGTGGTGCTGGTGACGGGTGGCTCGCGCGGCATCGGCCGGGCGTGCGCGCAGGCCTTCGCGAAGGCGGGCGCGTCCACCGTGGTCATCAGCTACGTGGGCAACGAGGCCGCCGCGCAGGAGACGGTGGCCCTGCTCCAGCAGGCGGGCGCCAAGGCGGAGGCCGTGAAGTTCGACCTGGCGGACACCGCCGCGTGCGCGAGCGCCATCGACGGCATCGTCAAGGCGCACGGCCGGCTGGACGTGCTCGTGAACAACGCGGGCATGGCCATTGACGGCCTGGTGATGCGCGTCAAGGACGAGGACTGGGACCGGCAGCTGGACACCAACCTCCGGGGCGCCTTCGCGCTCATCCGCGCCGCCAGCCGGCCCATGATGAAGCAGCGCGCCGGGGCCATCATCAACATCACCTCCGTGGTGGGGGAGATGGGCAACCCGGGCCAGGCCGCCTACTCGGCCGCCAAGGCGGGGCTCATCGGCCTGACCAAGTCCGTGGCCCGGGAGCTGGCCACCCGGAGCATCCGCGTCAATGCCGTGTCCCCCGGGTTCATCGGGACGGACATGACGTCGCACCTCGACGACGAGCTGCGGCAGAAGATGCTGGGCGGCATCGCGCTGGGCCGCCTGGGCAACCCGGAGGAGGTCGCCGGGGCCGTGGTCTTCCTCGCGAGTGATGCGGCGTCCTACATCACCGGCGAGGTCCTGAAGGTCAACGGCGGCATGTACATGTAA
- the acpP gene encoding acyl carrier protein, producing the protein MSTTATDVETKIKSIIADQLGVGEDEIKPESSFIEDLGADSLDIVELVMAMEEEFEVEIPDDEAENIKTVGDAVNYVKTHKK; encoded by the coding sequence ATGTCCACCACCGCAACCGACGTGGAAACCAAGATCAAGTCCATCATCGCCGACCAGCTCGGTGTGGGTGAGGATGAGATCAAGCCCGAGTCGTCCTTCATTGAAGACCTGGGCGCGGACAGCCTCGACATCGTCGAGCTGGTCATGGCGATGGAAGAGGAGTTCGAGGTCGAGATTCCGGACGACGAGGCGGAGAACATCAAGACCGTCGGCGACGCCGTGAACTACGTGAAGACCCACAAGAAGTAG
- the fabF gene encoding beta-ketoacyl-ACP synthase II — translation MSNRRVVITGTGLISALGTGTEKNWQSMLAGQSGIGTITRFELGKLDARIAGEVKDFEPEQFIDRREVRRMDLFAQYAMAAADMAVKESGLPIGPDAPHGYIPERVGVIVGSGIGGISSLEEQHRKGLEKGFDRLSPFFIIQMIVNMAPGLISMRYNCKGPNWAPVSACATSAHAIGEAWKSIRLGETDAAIAGGAEAAITPLGMGGFSVMKALSTRNDDPQRASRPFDKERDGFVMGEGAGIVVLEELESAKRRGARILAEVVGYGANSDAYHVTQPAPEGEGAARCMRLALDSAGMRPDQVGYVNAHGTSTPFNDANETKALKAVFGEHARKLMVSSTKSMTGHMLGAAGGAEAVVSVKVLTENKVPPTINLTSPDPDCDLDYVPNTARDARVDAVMSNSFGFGGTNAVLVFKRFT, via the coding sequence GTGTCAAACCGTCGAGTCGTCATCACCGGCACCGGCCTGATTTCAGCGCTGGGCACCGGCACCGAGAAGAACTGGCAGTCGATGCTGGCCGGTCAATCCGGTATCGGTACGATCACCCGTTTCGAACTGGGGAAGCTCGACGCGCGCATCGCGGGCGAGGTGAAGGACTTCGAGCCCGAGCAGTTCATCGACAGGCGCGAAGTGCGCCGGATGGACCTGTTCGCCCAGTACGCGATGGCCGCCGCCGACATGGCGGTGAAGGAGTCGGGCCTGCCCATCGGCCCGGACGCCCCCCATGGCTACATCCCGGAGCGCGTGGGCGTCATCGTGGGCTCCGGCATCGGGGGCATCTCCTCGCTGGAGGAGCAGCACCGCAAGGGGCTGGAGAAGGGGTTCGACCGTTTGTCGCCCTTCTTCATCATCCAGATGATCGTCAACATGGCGCCTGGGCTCATCTCCATGCGCTACAACTGCAAGGGCCCCAACTGGGCCCCGGTGTCGGCCTGCGCCACCAGCGCCCACGCCATTGGCGAGGCCTGGAAGTCCATCCGCCTGGGTGAGACGGACGCGGCCATCGCCGGCGGCGCGGAGGCGGCCATCACGCCCCTGGGCATGGGCGGCTTCTCCGTGATGAAGGCCCTGTCCACGCGCAACGACGACCCGCAGCGCGCCAGCCGCCCCTTCGACAAGGAGCGCGACGGCTTCGTGATGGGCGAGGGCGCGGGCATCGTGGTGCTGGAGGAGCTGGAGTCCGCGAAGAGGCGCGGCGCCAGGATCCTGGCGGAGGTGGTGGGGTACGGGGCCAACTCGGACGCGTACCACGTCACCCAGCCGGCGCCGGAGGGCGAGGGCGCGGCGCGCTGCATGCGCCTGGCGCTGGACTCCGCGGGCATGCGGCCGGACCAGGTGGGCTACGTGAACGCCCACGGCACGTCCACGCCGTTCAACGACGCCAACGAGACCAAGGCGCTGAAGGCCGTGTTCGGCGAGCACGCGCGCAAGCTGATGGTGTCGTCCACCAAGTCCATGACGGGCCACATGCTCGGCGCGGCGGGTGGCGCGGAGGCGGTGGTGAGCGTGAAGGTGCTCACAGAGAACAAGGTTCCGCCCACCATCAACCTGACGTCGCCGGACCCGGACTGCGACCTGGACTACGTGCCCAACACGGCGCGTGACGCCCGGGTGGACGCGGTGATGAGCAACTCGTTCGGCTTCGGCGGCACCAACGCGGTGCTGGTGTTCAAGCGCTTCACCTGA
- the rpiB gene encoding ribose 5-phosphate isomerase B yields MKVILASDHAGIELRQELVALLKERGTEHQDLGPQTRESVDYPDFASQVARQVVAEAGTLGVLVCGTGIGMSIVANKHRGIRAALCTSEFEARMTRAHNDANVLCLGQRVVGAGVARGILEAFLSTAFEGGRHEKRVQKIRDLEAQQR; encoded by the coding sequence GTGAAAGTCATCCTCGCCTCCGACCACGCGGGCATCGAGCTGCGCCAGGAGCTGGTGGCGCTCCTGAAGGAGCGTGGCACCGAGCACCAGGACCTGGGCCCCCAGACGCGCGAGTCCGTGGACTACCCGGACTTCGCCTCGCAGGTGGCCCGCCAGGTGGTGGCGGAGGCGGGCACGTTGGGCGTGCTGGTGTGCGGCACCGGCATCGGGATGAGCATCGTGGCCAACAAGCACCGGGGCATCCGGGCGGCCCTGTGCACCTCCGAATTCGAGGCGCGGATGACCCGCGCGCACAACGACGCCAACGTGTTGTGCCTGGGCCAGCGCGTGGTGGGCGCGGGCGTGGCGCGCGGCATCCTGGAGGCCTTCCTCTCCACCGCCTTCGAGGGCGGCCGCCACGAGAAGCGCGTCCAGAAGATTCGCGACCTCGAGGCCCAGCAGCGCTGA